The segment TAATATTGCCGCAGCTCGGGGAAAAGATGTGGGAGGAACCGGAGATTATAATTCTCCCGGCGGACATAAGGACGGACGCAACGCGTTATTAGTTGCCTCCGCACTAAGAAATAATCCGGTCATGGTGGATTATTCCAAGACTACGGATGATTTTTATAACTCACTCATATCAAAGTTAGGCACCGAAGCGAGAGAAGCGAAGCAGGAATGGGGAATTCAAACAGACCTAATGACGGAACTCGAAAACATGAGGCAATCGGTCATGGGAGTCAGTCTCGACGAAGAGATGGCCAATATGGTTCAATTCCAGCATTCCTATAATGCTTCAGCTAAGATGATCAATACCATGAACGAAATTCTGGATACGATCATCAATCGATTAGGCGCATAAACTTCCGCGAGGAATAGCAAGGAGGCGAAGCCATGATGCGGATCACGAACATGATGCAAAACAACACACTGGTTAGGACGCTAAATCGTCATCAGGTCGCTTTAGATGAAACCCAAAACCAGTTAGGAACAGGACAGCGTATTAAAACGCCGTCCGATGATCCCGGTCGAGCTACGAACCAAATGTTTTTTCGTTCTCGTATAAACGAATTGGAAACATTCCAAGCGAATATCGACGACGGATTCGGCAGGCTTCAACAAATCGACGGTGAGTTGGATAGGATTGGAAATCTTTTTCAAAGAGCCAGAGTTCTTGCAGTCCAGGCTTCCAACGGCATTTACCAAGGCGATAAGGGATTTGAATTGGAAGTCGCGGTCGGTAAGGAAATCGACGAGCTGCTCAGAGCCCTTGTAGATATCGCAAACACTCGGGACGCGACAGGACGTCCCCTTTTCGGAGGACACGTAATTGAACGTCCACCGTTCGAACCCATCGAATCGAAAATCAAAGGTTTACAAGGTCTTGAATTAAAGAATCAGTATATCGGCGTGGAATATCGCGGCGATATCGGCGAGCAGATTCGCGAAATTGAAAAGGGCGAATACATTCCAGTAACGATTCCCGGAAATAAAGTTTTCTGGGGAACGAATATGAGCGTTACAAGCCGTGTGGACAATTCCGGTTACGTAGCCGTTTCGGATCAGAAATTTAAGATCGACGGTACGGAAATTCAAGTTTCTGCCGGCGATACGATCGACGATATTATCGATAAAATTAATAATGCGCCTATCGAAGTTAAGGCCAATAAACTCGCTCAGGATAATATTAGCTTAAGCTCGACAGCCCCTCACCAAATTTGGCTGGAAGATACCGACGGTGGAACGGTTCTTCGTGACATCGGACTGATCGATTCGGCAAATTCCGAACCGCCTAATAATTATAGCAAATCCGCCACCGTTACCGGACTTTCAATTTTTGATGTGCTTATACAATTCAGAAACGATCTGATTCAGAAAGATCAGGAAAGGATTTCGGGTCGAGACATTCAAGACTTGGACTTGGCATTGGAAAACGTACTCCGCTATCGCGCAATTACGGGCGCGAGAATGAATCGGATGGAAGAACATTCTCAAAGGGTCGAATTCGATAAGTCTTACATGACGGAACTCCTCGCCAAGAACGAAGGCATAGATTTCCCTGAGACGATTATGAATCTAAAGTGGTTGGAAACGATTCATCAATATGCGTTGAATGTAGGTTCTAAAATTATTAAGCCTACTCTGATGGACTTCCTCAGATAGGATGTAGGATTTCACGGTATGCTTCAGGAATTCTCCTTGTAGGCATGCCGGAAACGGTTAAACTAATGACGGTCTCCCAGTAGGGTCCGTAAAAAGGTCGGTTATGGTCGAAATCCAAAGCAAACCCTTCGGAAAAATTCGAGTATCGGAGCAGCAAATGATTCGCTTTCCGGAAGGATTACTCGGTTTTGCGGGATATAAAAACTTCGCATTAATCGAAGAAGAAGAAGAATCAGTATTTAAATGGTTGCAGTCGATCGACGAAGTGGAACTCGCTTTTGTGGTCATCCCCCCTTCCCTGTTCAAGAAAGAATATTTGCCTGCGTTGACCGTGGAGGAGCTTTCTCAAATTGATCTAAAGGAAGTTTCGGAAGCCCTAATTCTAGTAATCGTCACGATTCCCGGCGATGATCCGGCATCTATGACTGCGAATTTACAAGGTCCGATTTTGATAAATAAAGTCACCTTAACGGGTAGACAATTCATTTCAAGAAACGAAGTTCATTCCGTTCGAGAAAAGATTCTTGAAAGCGCTACCGTGGAGATGTCCTAAGTGCTCGTACTTGCCAGAAGAACTAATGAATCAATCATTATCGGCGATGACATAGAAATTGTAATCGTGGATATTAAGGGAGACCAGGTTAAGATCGGAGTAAAAGCTCCGAAAGAGGTTTCCGTACATAGAGCGGAAGTGTACCGTGAAATACAGGCTGAAAATAGAAAAGCCGCCGGTACTAAAATCAAGCCTGAGGAACTTGGAAAAATTGGAAATATCCTTAAGAAAGGCGACACCAATAAAAAAGATCGCTCTTAAAGTCTTCTTTTTCATTTTAATTTTCTGCGTCGGAGTCGACTGTCTCTCCAACCAAAAAAAAGGGATGGCATCCGTATCGGATTCAGTCGTTTTCTTCTACATTCATAAAAGCCCCGAAACTCCGATATTTCTCGAACCTGAAACTTGGTTACCGATTGCATCTTCAATACTCAACGGAGTCCATTTCGATGAAGATGAAAAAGCGGAATTCACTCGTCGTTGGCA is part of the Leptospira broomii serovar Hurstbridge str. 5399 genome and harbors:
- a CDS encoding flagellar hook-associated protein 3, translating into MRITNMMQNNTLVRTLNRHQVALDETQNQLGTGQRIKTPSDDPGRATNQMFFRSRINELETFQANIDDGFGRLQQIDGELDRIGNLFQRARVLAVQASNGIYQGDKGFELEVAVGKEIDELLRALVDIANTRDATGRPLFGGHVIERPPFEPIESKIKGLQGLELKNQYIGVEYRGDIGEQIREIEKGEYIPVTIPGNKVFWGTNMSVTSRVDNSGYVAVSDQKFKIDGTEIQVSAGDTIDDIIDKINNAPIEVKANKLAQDNISLSSTAPHQIWLEDTDGGTVLRDIGLIDSANSEPPNNYSKSATVTGLSIFDVLIQFRNDLIQKDQERISGRDIQDLDLALENVLRYRAITGARMNRMEEHSQRVEFDKSYMTELLAKNEGIDFPETIMNLKWLETIHQYALNVGSKIIKPTLMDFLR
- the fliW gene encoding flagellar assembly protein FliW gives rise to the protein MVEIQSKPFGKIRVSEQQMIRFPEGLLGFAGYKNFALIEEEEESVFKWLQSIDEVELAFVVIPPSLFKKEYLPALTVEELSQIDLKEVSEALILVIVTIPGDDPASMTANLQGPILINKVTLTGRQFISRNEVHSVREKILESATVEMS
- the csrA gene encoding carbon storage regulator CsrA; amino-acid sequence: MLVLARRTNESIIIGDDIEIVIVDIKGDQVKIGVKAPKEVSVHRAEVYREIQAENRKAAGTKIKPEELGKIGNILKKGDTNKKDRS